CAATGAAGTGGGTGTTGAGGCTCGGTACAATACGCGGACAGACGCCACTTTGAAGATTCGGTTCAAGGATGTGGATCAACTCACCGCTGTTTACACCCACGATATCTCGGCGGGCGGACTTTTCATGATTACCGACCGAGACTTTACCATTGGTACCCAGATTCAAATCGACGCGGTTCATCCAAGGACCGGTGAGAGTTTTCCAATGATGGGCGCAATTCGTTGGATGGGCGTTAAAGAAGGACAGCGGGGGGCGGGCGTTGAACTTGTTCTCTTAGAGGACGATGAGCGCAGCGATTTCTGGAAGTTTGTAAATCACGGGGGTCTGACGGACATCCTGAGCTGATGCGCATTTTTCATCTTGTTAGTTATTCTCTCTACAGCGGTCCTCTCCCATCGACCTTGAGGCTTGCCTGCGCGCAACGTGAACTTGGGCACGATGTCTGGCTGGCGCACGATACGAAACGCGGCAGTTTCAACTCATTTGAAGAATCAGGTGATCCTCAAGTAGCGGCAGCTGCTATAGCACCGCCGGGCAAGCTTACCCTTTCTACAAAATCTTCTCCGATCGAAGTCTTGCGTGATGTGCGCACCTTAAAGAAGCTTTTGAAACAAGAAGTGGATGTGCTGCATGTTCATATGTCCCATGACCATACGCTTGCCTCGTTTGCCAGTGGCGCCGGGTTTCCTGGCGTGCGTATTCGTACGATTCACGCGCAGCGCTCCTTGAAAAATCGCCTGGGTCAAAAGAATCTCAACCGCCGCGCCGATGGCTGGATTGTGCGCTCTGAGGCCCACCGCCAAGGTTTAGAAAACCAGCTGGGTGATCTGGGCGAGCGGGTTGCGATGATTCCGGGCCCGATTGATACGGGGTATTTTGTGCCGGCAAATTTGGCGAAGCGTAAAGAGGCTCGAAAAGCTTTTGCCATTCCCGGGAATGCTCAGGTTGTGGGTCACACCGCACTGATGATGCACCGGGGGCAAGAAGAGCTGATTGATGCTGCGCAAAGTTTAAATAACCCAACGCTGCATTTGCTCTTTGTCGGCAGTGGGCAAGAGCATGAAAATGTTAAGGCAAAAGCTGCAGCAAGCTCGATGGCCGAACGCATTCACTTCAGCGGTTATTTAGAAGGCGATGACTTACTTAATGGTTATGCGGCGATGGATGCAGCGTTTAGTGCTCAAGCGGGTAACGATGCCTCGGTGAGAGCGGTACTTGAGGCCATGAGTTGTGGACTGCCGGTTGTTGGTGTTCAAGATGGCGCCATAGCAGATGTTGTTGATGCGGCGGTTGGGTTTCCAGTGGCAAGTCGTTTGCCGCAGGATATCGCAACTGGGCTTGAAGCGTTTTTGG
The window above is part of the Deltaproteobacteria bacterium genome. Proteins encoded here:
- a CDS encoding PilZ domain-containing protein, coding for NEVGVEARYNTRTDATLKIRFKDVDQLTAVYTHDISAGGLFMITDRDFTIGTQIQIDAVHPRTGESFPMMGAIRWMGVKEGQRGAGVELVLLEDDERSDFWKFVNHGGLTDILS
- a CDS encoding glycosyltransferase family 4 protein — protein: MRIFHLVSYSLYSGPLPSTLRLACAQRELGHDVWLAHDTKRGSFNSFEESGDPQVAAAAIAPPGKLTLSTKSSPIEVLRDVRTLKKLLKQEVDVLHVHMSHDHTLASFASGAGFPGVRIRTIHAQRSLKNRLGQKNLNRRADGWIVRSEAHRQGLENQLGDLGERVAMIPGPIDTGYFVPANLAKRKEARKAFAIPGNAQVVGHTALMMHRGQEELIDAAQSLNNPTLHLLFVGSGQEHENVKAKAAASSMAERIHFSGYLEGDDLLNGYAAMDAAFSAQAGNDASVRAVLEAMSCGLPVVGVQDGAIADVVDAAVGFPVASRLPQDIATGLEAFLGRQEGTGARARQKMLEERTMEMEAEKTISHYETCARLKG